The Bos javanicus breed banteng chromosome 18, ARS-OSU_banteng_1.0, whole genome shotgun sequence genome has a segment encoding these proteins:
- the FOXF1 gene encoding forkhead box protein F1 produces MTAEVQPAPRAQPPPPRPPPPPPPLPPPPPPPPGSSAAQSSSGSGGGGSSHPMSSAPEKQQPPHGGGGGGGGGGGGAAMDPASSGPSKAKKTNAGIRRPEKPPYSYIALIVMAIQSSPTKRLTLSEIYQFLQSRFPFFRGSYQGWKNSVRHNLSLNECFIKLPKGLGRPGKGHYWTIDPASEFMFEEGSFRRRPRGFRRKCQALKPMYSMMNGLGFNHLPDTYSFQGSAGGLSCPPNSLALEGGLGMMNGHLPGNVDGMALPSHSVPHLPANGGHSYMGSCGGTAAGEYPHHDGSVPASPLLPAAAGGVMEPHAVYSGSAAAWPPSASAALNSSASYIKQQPLSPCNPTANPLSGSLSTHSLDQPYLHQNSHNTPAELQGIPRYHSQSPSMCDRKEFVFSFNTMASSSMHSAGGGSYYHQQVTYQDIKPCVM; encoded by the exons ATGACGGCAGAGGTGCAGCCAGCCCCGCGCGCGCAGCCCCCTCCCCCtcggccccctccccctccccctccccttcctcctcctcctcctcctcctcccggctCGTCGGCCGCGCAgagcagcagcggcagcggcggcggcggcagcagccaCCCGATGTCTTCGGCGCCCGAGAAGCAGCAGCCACCgcacggcggcggcggcggcggcggcggcgggggaggCGGCGCGGCCATGGACCCCGCGTCGTCCGGCCCGTCCAAGGCCAAGAAGACGAACGCCGGCATCCGGCGCCCGGAGAAGCCGCCCTACTCGTACATCGCGCTCATCGTCATGGCCATCCAGAGCTCGCCCACCAAGCGCCTGACGCTCAGCGAGATCTACCAGTTCCTGCAGAGCCGCTTCCCCTTCTTTCGCGGCTCCTACCAGGGCTGGAAGAACTCCGTGCGCCACAACCTCTCGCTCAACGAGTGCTTCATCAAGCTGCCCAAGGGCCTCGGGCGGCCGGGCAAGGGCCACTACTGGACCATCGACCCGGCCAGCGAGTTCATGTTTGAGGAGGGCTCCTTTCGGCGGCGGCCGCGCGGCTTCCGAAGGAAATGCCAGGCGCTCAAGCCCATGTACAGCATGATGAACGGGCTCGGCTTCAACCACCTCCCGGACACCTACAGCTTCCAGGGCTCTGCCGGCGGCCTCTCGTGCCCGCCCAACAGCCTGGCGCTGGAGGGAGGTCTGGGCATGATGAACGGCCACTTGCCGGGCAACGTGGACGGCATGGCTTTGCCCAGCCACTCGGTGCCTCACCTGCCCGCCAACGGCGGCCACTCGTACATGGGCAGCTGCGGAGGCACAGCAGCCGGCGAGTACCCGCACCACGACGGCTCGGTGCCCGCTTCCCCGCTGCTGCCCGCGGCGGCAGGCGGGGTCATGGAGCCCCACGCCGTCTACTCCGGCTCCGCGGCCGCCTGGCCTCCCTCCGCCTCGGCGGCTCTCAACAGCAGCGCCTCCTACATCAAGCAGCAGCCCCTGTCCCCCTGCAACCCCACGGCCAACCCCCTGTCCGGCAGCCTCTCCACGCACTCCCTGGACCAGCCGTATCTGCACCAGAACAGTCACAACACCCCTGCTGAGCTGCAAG GCATCCCGCGGTATCACTCGCAGTCACCCAGCATGTGTGACCGAAAGGAGTTCGTCTTCTCTTTCAACACCATGGCATCCTCGTCCATGCACTCGGCTGGCGGCGGCTCCTACTACCACCAGCAGGTCACCTACCAAGACATCAAGCCCTGTGTCATGTGA
- the MTHFSD gene encoding methenyltetrahydrofolate synthase domain-containing protein isoform X2 encodes MELRAGVSKQDIREQIWDYMESQNLADFPRPVHHRIPNFKGASRAAEHFPCLQAFKMARTIKVNPDAPQKNARFFVLESKKTLLVPTPRLRTGLFNKITPPPGATKDILRKCATSQGVRNYSTPVGLDSKVLVDLVVVGSVAVSEKGWRIGKGEGYADLEYAMMVSMGAVSQGTPVVTIVHDCQVVDIPEALLEDHDLTVDYILTPTRVITTGCERPKPAGIAWSKISCEMLGKMPILRSLRHQEEQAGKDVTLRDGPRSPPGATRSPRDLAPPELGSVPLSSVQIGNLPRDARVSELKRALSALGVAPSRLTWQGPQHRAFLHYRDPAEAQQAIACLQGFRLGANTVRVVLARQQRASDLVGSHTAEPLPDHQPAIAGP; translated from the exons TTTAGCTGATTTTCCCCGGCCTGTTCATCACAGGATTCCCAACTTCAAG GGTGCTTCTCGGGCCGCCGAGCATTTCCCATGTTTGCAGGCGTTCAAAATGGCCAGAACCATTAAAGTCAACCCTGACGCTCCCCAGAAAAACGCCCGTTTCTTCGTCCTTGAA agcaaaaaaaCATTGTTGGTTCCAACACCACGACTGAGAACGGGGTTGTTTAATAAGATTACTCCACCCCCTGGGGCAACTAAAGACATCTTGAGAAAATGTGCCACCTCTCAG GGCGTGAGGAACTACAGCACTCCCGTGGGCTTGGACTCCAAGGTCCTTGTGGACTTAGTTGTGGTGGGGTCCGTGGCTGTTTCTGAAAAAG GCTGGAGAATTGGGAAGGGAGAAGGCTATGCTGACCTTGAATACGCCATGATGGTGTCGATGGGAGCGGTCAGCCAGGGGACGCCAGTGGTCACCATCGTCCATGACTGCCAG GTCGTCGACATACCTGAAGCACTCCTCGAGGACCACGACCTCACTGTGGACTATATCCTCACTCCAACTCGAGTCATCACCACAGGGTGTGAGCGCCCCAAGCCAGCGGGAATCGCATGGTCCAAG ATCAGCTGTGAGATGCTGGGGAAGATGCCCATCCTCAGAAGCCTGCGCCACCAAGAGGAGCAGGCTGGGAAGGACGTCACCCTCCGGGACGGGCCCCGGAGCCCTCCGGGTGCCACCAGAAGCCCTCGGGACCTGGCCCCACCAGAATTGGGCTCTGTGCCTCTCAGCTCTGTTCAGATTGGGAACCTCCCCCGGGATGCCAGGGTGAGCGAACTGAAGCGGGCCCTCAGCGCACTGGGCGTGGCGCCCTCTCGGCTCACCTGGCAGGGGCCACAGCACAGGGCCTTCCTTCACTACCGGGACCCGGCCGAGGCCCAGCAGGCCATTGCCTGCCTGCAGGGCTTCCGCCTGGGCGCCAACACAGTGAGGGTGGTGCTGGCCAGGCAGCAGAGGGCCAGTGATCTGGTGGGCAGCCACACCGCAGAGCCACTACCTGACCATCAACCAGCAATTGCTGGGCCATGA
- the MTHFSD gene encoding methenyltetrahydrofolate synthase domain-containing protein isoform X1, with translation MELRAGVSKQDIREQIWDYMESQNLADFPRPVHHRIPNFKGSYLACQNIRDLEVFARTQELKVDPDKPLEGVRLLALQSKKTLLVPTPRLRTGLFNKITPPPGATKDILRKCATSQGVRNYSTPVGLDSKVLVDLVVVGSVAVSEKGWRIGKGEGYADLEYAMMVSMGAVSQGTPVVTIVHDCQVVDIPEALLEDHDLTVDYILTPTRVITTGCERPKPAGIAWSKISCEMLGKMPILRSLRHQEEQAGKDVTLRDGPRSPPGATRSPRDLAPPELGSVPLSSVQIGNLPRDARVSELKRALSALGVAPSRLTWQGPQHRAFLHYRDPAEAQQAIACLQGFRLGANTVRVVLARQQRASDLVGSHTAEPLPDHQPAIAGP, from the exons TTTAGCTGATTTTCCCCGGCCTGTTCATCACAGGATTCCCAACTTCAAG GGCTCTTATCTGGCTTGCCAAAACATCAGAGACCTCGAGGTTTTTGCCAGAACGCAGGAACTTAAAGTGGACCCTGATAAACCACTGGAAGGCGTCCGGTTGCTAGCGCTGCAG agcaaaaaaaCATTGTTGGTTCCAACACCACGACTGAGAACGGGGTTGTTTAATAAGATTACTCCACCCCCTGGGGCAACTAAAGACATCTTGAGAAAATGTGCCACCTCTCAG GGCGTGAGGAACTACAGCACTCCCGTGGGCTTGGACTCCAAGGTCCTTGTGGACTTAGTTGTGGTGGGGTCCGTGGCTGTTTCTGAAAAAG GCTGGAGAATTGGGAAGGGAGAAGGCTATGCTGACCTTGAATACGCCATGATGGTGTCGATGGGAGCGGTCAGCCAGGGGACGCCAGTGGTCACCATCGTCCATGACTGCCAG GTCGTCGACATACCTGAAGCACTCCTCGAGGACCACGACCTCACTGTGGACTATATCCTCACTCCAACTCGAGTCATCACCACAGGGTGTGAGCGCCCCAAGCCAGCGGGAATCGCATGGTCCAAG ATCAGCTGTGAGATGCTGGGGAAGATGCCCATCCTCAGAAGCCTGCGCCACCAAGAGGAGCAGGCTGGGAAGGACGTCACCCTCCGGGACGGGCCCCGGAGCCCTCCGGGTGCCACCAGAAGCCCTCGGGACCTGGCCCCACCAGAATTGGGCTCTGTGCCTCTCAGCTCTGTTCAGATTGGGAACCTCCCCCGGGATGCCAGGGTGAGCGAACTGAAGCGGGCCCTCAGCGCACTGGGCGTGGCGCCCTCTCGGCTCACCTGGCAGGGGCCACAGCACAGGGCCTTCCTTCACTACCGGGACCCGGCCGAGGCCCAGCAGGCCATTGCCTGCCTGCAGGGCTTCCGCCTGGGCGCCAACACAGTGAGGGTGGTGCTGGCCAGGCAGCAGAGGGCCAGTGATCTGGTGGGCAGCCACACCGCAGAGCCACTACCTGACCATCAACCAGCAATTGCTGGGCCATGA
- the MTHFSD gene encoding methenyltetrahydrofolate synthase domain-containing protein isoform X3 — protein MESQNLADFPRPVHHRIPNFKGSYLACQNIRDLEVFARTQELKVDPDKPLEGVRLLALQSKKTLLVPTPRLRTGLFNKITPPPGATKDILRKCATSQGVRNYSTPVGLDSKVLVDLVVVGSVAVSEKGWRIGKGEGYADLEYAMMVSMGAVSQGTPVVTIVHDCQVVDIPEALLEDHDLTVDYILTPTRVITTGCERPKPAGIAWSKISCEMLGKMPILRSLRHQEEQAGKDVTLRDGPRSPPGATRSPRDLAPPELGSVPLSSVQIGNLPRDARVSELKRALSALGVAPSRLTWQGPQHRAFLHYRDPAEAQQAIACLQGFRLGANTVRVVLARQQRASDLVGSHTAEPLPDHQPAIAGP, from the exons TTTAGCTGATTTTCCCCGGCCTGTTCATCACAGGATTCCCAACTTCAAG GGCTCTTATCTGGCTTGCCAAAACATCAGAGACCTCGAGGTTTTTGCCAGAACGCAGGAACTTAAAGTGGACCCTGATAAACCACTGGAAGGCGTCCGGTTGCTAGCGCTGCAG agcaaaaaaaCATTGTTGGTTCCAACACCACGACTGAGAACGGGGTTGTTTAATAAGATTACTCCACCCCCTGGGGCAACTAAAGACATCTTGAGAAAATGTGCCACCTCTCAG GGCGTGAGGAACTACAGCACTCCCGTGGGCTTGGACTCCAAGGTCCTTGTGGACTTAGTTGTGGTGGGGTCCGTGGCTGTTTCTGAAAAAG GCTGGAGAATTGGGAAGGGAGAAGGCTATGCTGACCTTGAATACGCCATGATGGTGTCGATGGGAGCGGTCAGCCAGGGGACGCCAGTGGTCACCATCGTCCATGACTGCCAG GTCGTCGACATACCTGAAGCACTCCTCGAGGACCACGACCTCACTGTGGACTATATCCTCACTCCAACTCGAGTCATCACCACAGGGTGTGAGCGCCCCAAGCCAGCGGGAATCGCATGGTCCAAG ATCAGCTGTGAGATGCTGGGGAAGATGCCCATCCTCAGAAGCCTGCGCCACCAAGAGGAGCAGGCTGGGAAGGACGTCACCCTCCGGGACGGGCCCCGGAGCCCTCCGGGTGCCACCAGAAGCCCTCGGGACCTGGCCCCACCAGAATTGGGCTCTGTGCCTCTCAGCTCTGTTCAGATTGGGAACCTCCCCCGGGATGCCAGGGTGAGCGAACTGAAGCGGGCCCTCAGCGCACTGGGCGTGGCGCCCTCTCGGCTCACCTGGCAGGGGCCACAGCACAGGGCCTTCCTTCACTACCGGGACCCGGCCGAGGCCCAGCAGGCCATTGCCTGCCTGCAGGGCTTCCGCCTGGGCGCCAACACAGTGAGGGTGGTGCTGGCCAGGCAGCAGAGGGCCAGTGATCTGGTGGGCAGCCACACCGCAGAGCCACTACCTGACCATCAACCAGCAATTGCTGGGCCATGA